The following proteins come from a genomic window of Enterobacter chengduensis:
- the ispF gene encoding 2-C-methyl-D-erythritol 2,4-cyclodiphosphate synthase, which yields MRIGHGFDVHAFGGEGPIIIGGVRIPYEKGLLAHSDGDVALHALTDALLGAAALGDIGKLFPDTDPAFKGADSRELLREAWRRIQAKGYTLGNVDVTIIAQAPKMLPHIPQMRVFIAEDLGCHMDDVNVKATTTEKLGFTGRGEGIACEAVALLLKASK from the coding sequence ATGCGAATTGGACACGGTTTTGATGTACACGCCTTTGGCGGAGAAGGCCCAATTATCATTGGCGGCGTGCGTATTCCTTATGAAAAGGGTCTGCTGGCGCATTCTGATGGCGACGTGGCGCTGCATGCGCTGACCGACGCCCTGCTTGGCGCGGCCGCGCTGGGGGATATCGGCAAGCTGTTCCCGGACACCGACCCGGCATTTAAAGGCGCAGACAGCCGCGAGCTGCTGCGCGAAGCGTGGCGCCGCATTCAGGCGAAAGGCTACACCCTCGGCAACGTCGACGTGACGATTATTGCCCAGGCGCCGAAAATGCTGCCGCACATTCCGCAGATGCGCGTGTTTATTGCAGAAGATCTGGGCTGCCATATGGACGACGTGAACGTCAAAGCGACAACGACCGAAAAGCTGGGCTTTACCGGGCGCGGCGAAGGGATTGCCTGTGAAGCCGTGGCGCTGCTGCTGAAGGCGAGCAAATGA
- the truD gene encoding tRNA pseudouridine(13) synthase TruD: protein MTDFDNLTYLHGKPQGNGVLKASPEDFLVVEDLGFEPDGEGEHILVRILKNGCNTRFVADALAKFLKIHAREVSFAGQKDKHAVTEQWLCARVPGNTMPDLSKFELEGCKVLEFARHKRKLRLGALKGNAFTLVLREVTNRDDVEKRLNAINERGVPNYFGAQRFGIGGNNLQGALRWAQSDAPVRDRNKRSFWLSAARSALFNQIVSERLKKPDANQVVVGDALQLAGRGSWFVATAEEMADVQSRVDAKALMITAALPGTGDWGTQGDALAAEQSAVADAPELQSLLVREKVDAARRAMLLYPQQLSWNWWDDITVELRFWLPAGSFATSVVRELINTSGDYANIAE, encoded by the coding sequence ATGACGGACTTCGACAACCTGACGTACCTGCACGGCAAACCGCAGGGGAACGGCGTGCTGAAAGCCAGCCCTGAAGATTTCCTCGTGGTCGAGGACCTGGGCTTTGAGCCGGATGGCGAAGGCGAACATATCCTGGTGCGTATTCTGAAAAATGGCTGCAATACCCGCTTTGTGGCCGACGCGCTGGCAAAATTCCTCAAAATTCATGCCCGCGAAGTGAGCTTTGCCGGGCAAAAAGATAAACACGCCGTCACTGAACAGTGGCTCTGCGCGCGCGTTCCCGGCAATACGATGCCTGATTTAAGCAAATTTGAGCTTGAGGGCTGTAAGGTACTGGAGTTTGCCCGCCACAAGCGCAAGCTGCGACTGGGCGCGTTGAAAGGTAACGCGTTTACCCTCGTGCTGCGCGAAGTGACAAACCGTGACGACGTTGAAAAACGGCTAAACGCTATCAATGAACGCGGCGTGCCGAACTACTTTGGCGCACAGCGCTTTGGCATTGGCGGCAATAACCTGCAGGGCGCACTGCGCTGGGCGCAAAGCGATGCGCCGGTGCGGGACAGGAATAAACGCAGTTTTTGGTTGTCGGCGGCCCGCAGCGCGTTGTTTAATCAGATTGTGAGCGAAAGGCTGAAAAAACCGGACGCGAATCAAGTTGTTGTTGGCGATGCGCTACAATTAGCGGGACGCGGAAGCTGGTTTGTGGCAACGGCCGAAGAGATGGCCGATGTGCAGTCGCGCGTGGACGCAAAAGCGCTGATGATCACCGCCGCGTTGCCCGGTACGGGCGACTGGGGAACGCAGGGCGACGCCCTCGCCGCCGAGCAGTCAGCCGTAGCGGATGCGCCAGAACTGCAATCCTTGCTGGTGCGGGAAAAAGTCGACGCGGCACGCCGCGCGATGCTGCTCTACCCGCAGCAGCTAAGCTGGAACTGGTGGGATGACATAACCGTCGAGTTACGCTTCTGGCTGCCGGCAGGTAGCTTTGCCACCAGCGTTGTCAGGGAACTTATCAACACCTCGGGTGATTATGCGAATATTGCTGAGTAA
- the surE gene encoding 5'/3'-nucleotidase SurE — protein MRILLSNDDGIHAPGIQTLAKHLREFADVQVVAPDRNRSGASNSLTLESSLRTFTFENGDIAVQMGTPTDCVFLGVNALMRPRPDIVVSGINAGPNLGDDVIYSGTVAAAMEGRHLGFPALAVSLNGHTHYDTAAAVTCSILRALGREPLRTGRILNINVPDLPLDDIKGIRVTRCGSRHPADQVIPQQDPRGNTLYWIGPPGDKCDAGPDTDFAAVDEGYVSVTPLHVDLTAYSAHDVVSGWLERAGVNAQW, from the coding sequence ATGCGAATATTGCTGAGTAACGATGACGGGATCCACGCGCCGGGCATTCAGACCCTGGCAAAACACCTCCGTGAATTTGCGGATGTGCAGGTCGTGGCGCCCGATCGTAACCGCAGTGGAGCGTCTAACTCTCTGACGCTGGAGTCGTCGCTTCGCACCTTTACCTTTGAAAATGGCGATATTGCCGTGCAGATGGGTACGCCAACCGACTGCGTTTTTCTGGGCGTGAACGCGCTGATGCGACCGCGTCCGGATATCGTCGTCTCCGGCATTAACGCCGGGCCTAACCTGGGCGACGACGTGATTTATTCCGGTACCGTGGCGGCCGCAATGGAAGGTCGCCATCTGGGGTTCCCGGCGCTGGCGGTTTCATTAAACGGCCACACGCACTACGACACCGCCGCCGCGGTGACCTGTTCGATCCTGCGGGCGCTCGGCCGCGAGCCGCTGCGTACCGGGCGGATTCTCAATATCAACGTGCCGGATCTCCCGCTGGATGACATTAAAGGCATCCGCGTCACGCGGTGCGGCAGCCGTCATCCGGCCGATCAGGTGATCCCGCAGCAGGATCCTCGCGGCAACACGCTTTACTGGATCGGCCCTCCTGGCGATAAATGCGATGCGGGTCCGGATACCGACTTTGCCGCCGTGGATGAAGGCTATGTTTCGGTTACCCCGCTGCACGTAGATTTAACCGCGTATAGCGCGCATGATGTGGTGTCTGGCTGGCTGGAACGCGCAGGAGTGAACGCGCAATGGTAA